The Leptodactylus fuscus isolate aLepFus1 chromosome 5, aLepFus1.hap2, whole genome shotgun sequence genome segment TTTAGGGTGGTTGCACTATGAGCTCCTTCATTATAGGAACTAAAGCTGGGTTCAAACCTGAGCCTACACGTTCGGGGTATCCGTCCCGGAAAaacgcagcacttttctctcagaatttttcaccctttttgggtggaaacacagtgaactccattatagtttgCGGAGTCTGaggataaccgcttttttaagtgggttaggtttctgttcgtgggtctccaagcagaccctCCAGAATGGAAACTGGAACGTAGGTGTAAACTTAGCGTAACTTTTTAAGATGagcgttaaagggattgtcccggaATAGGACAAACCACAGAGGAGGCGGGGGAAGGTCAGTTCAGACGTGCACTGTGCCTTTGCCACCAGAAGTCCTGGGCCGCATGTGACCGCCGGCGCTAGTCAGTGACTAAGAAAGGTAACACTAGCTGAATTACATATATGGGAGGAAAAGAtacaccaatatatatatatatataaaaatatcggagtgcttctttaagttGGTTGTGCTTCTTATGCCTCATTACGTCTATTTACTTCTGAATAATCCTGAGTGTTAAACTGGCCacacataaaagaaaaaagttgATGGCCAATTCAGTGAAAAATTTACTGTGAATGACCGTCTGCAATGGAACAAGAGCTGTCTGGAATATAAAGGAGCACAAAGGTCTATCACTATCTGATGATGAAGAGGAATAGACAGTTCCTGTCGCACAGATGTAATGAAGAAGCTCTCAGGTATGGTCGACCAAACTTTTTTTgcagactgaggtttttttttttctccaaaatgcCCACATTGTAAGACTCTGATTCTCAATAGTTCCCATTCACATGCTAATAGTCACTAATCTTGTGCTGCTCCGCCCTTTCCTGGGGGTCACAGACTTGTAGCTCCCTTTCACACTTCCTGTCTCAGTCATGGCATCTGCTGCTCTGAGAGCCGAGCTGGACTGCTCCATCTGTCTGAGCACTTATACCGATCCTGTAATGctgagatgtggacacaacttctgccgggtctgtattgatcGTGTTCTGGATACACAGGACCAGTCTGGAGTTTATTCCTGTCCTGAATGTAGAGAAGAGTTTCAGGAGCGGCCTGTACTGATGAGATGTTTGGCTCTGTGCAATATTATGGAGAATTTATTGTCTACTCAACCAACACAGACACAAACCGGGATCTGCTGCACTTATTGTGTGGACTCTCTTGTACCTGCTGTGAAGTCCTGTCTACTCTGTGAAGCTTCTCTGTGTGATAAACATCTGAAAGTCCACAGCAAGTCACCAGAACACGTCTTATGTGATCCCAGCACTGacctggagaagaggaaatgtCCTGTCCATAAGGAACTTTTAAGGTACTATTGTAATTATGATGgtatctgtatctgtgtgtcctgcAGTTTGGCTGGAATACATCGGGGGCATCGGGTGGAGATGCTGGATGTGGCCTCTGAGAATATGAAGAAGAAACTGAGAAATGTTCTCCAGAAACTGACCACAAATAGAAAGGAGACTGAGGAAAAACTTCAGAGTTTGGAGGAGCGCAGGAGGAAAGATCAAGAAAAAGCATCTGGAGAAACCGAGAGAGTTACTGCCATGTTTACAGCCTTCAGGAGGCAAATGGACGACCTGGAGAAGAAGGTCCTGAGTGAGCTCTCCAAGCAGGAGAAGGAAGAGTCCCTTTTTTTCTCTGCTCTGATCCAAAAGTTGGAAACAAAGAAAGACAAGCTGTCCACAAAAATGAGGCACATTGAGGAGCTGTGTAACATGACTGATCCACTGACTGTCTTACAAGATCCAGAAAAAGGTGatcctgaggaggggggaggtgataaGGACACAGGGGGACATGATAGACAGCTCCCCCATGTTGTAGATGATCGGGATATGACTGTGATCACaaacacattacatacattatgtgacatagtcagaGGTATAAGGAGCGGGTTCTGTTTGGCAGATCCTGCAAAAATATTACTGGATAGTAACACAGCTAATAAAAATGTTAATATATCACATGATTTGAGAACGGCGAACTGGCAGACACCTTATTACCCTTATCCAGAAAGACCAGAGAGTTTCCAGTGTAGTCAGGTAATAAGCAGCAGCAAATTTACCTCTGGCCGACATTACTGGGATGTGGAGGGCAGTAGATCTGCGTACAGTAGTTCAGGGAGTTGGAGGGCCGGGATGTGTTATCCCAGTATAGACAGGAAGGGGTCGCAGTCACTCATTGGAGATAATAACAAATCTTGGAGTTTTATCAGCCATAATAATCAGTATTCACTGAGACATGGTAATAAAGAGATCCAGTTACCTCAGCAGATCTCCACTAATAGATTGAGGATCTGTCTGGATTATGAGGCCGGGCAGTTGTCCTTTtatgagctgtgtgaccccatcagacacttacacaccttcaTGGCTACCTTCACCGAGCCCCTTCATGCTGCAGTATTCATAGGAGAAGGTTCTATAAAGATATTAGAGGGAGGCAGAAACTTGAAGAAACCATCATAACCTAAGAAATCCATCCAGAGACTGTGAAAAGAACCAGTATATGATTGGTTGAAATATTTAGCCCATTGGATGAAGATGATGGAGGGGTTACAGGTGATTCGTACATGATCATAC includes the following:
- the LOC142204029 gene encoding E3 ubiquitin/ISG15 ligase TRIM25-like, translating into MASAALRAELDCSICLSTYTDPVMLRCGHNFCRVCIDRVLDTQDQSGVYSCPECREEFQERPVLMRCLALCNIMENLLSTQPTQTQTGICCTYCVDSLVPAVKSCLLCEASLCDKHLKVHSKSPEHVLCDPSTDLEKRKCPVHKELLRYYCNYDGICICVSCSLAGIHRGHRVEMLDVASENMKKKLRNVLQKLTTNRKETEEKLQSLEERRRKDQEKASGETERVTAMFTAFRRQMDDLEKKVLSELSKQEKEESLFFSALIQKLETKKDKLSTKMRHIEELCNMTDPLTVLQDPEKGDPEEGGGDKDTGGHDRQLPHVVDDRDMTVITNTLHTLCDIVRGIRSGFCLADPAKILLDSNTANKNVNISHDLRTANWQTPYYPYPERPESFQCSQVISSSKFTSGRHYWDVEGSRSAYSSSGSWRAGMCYPSIDRKGSQSLIGDNNKSWSFISHNNQYSLRHGNKEIQLPQQISTNRLRICLDYEAGQLSFYELCDPIRHLHTFMATFTEPLHAAVFIGEGSIKILEGGRNLKKPS